One window of Bos indicus isolate NIAB-ARS_2022 breed Sahiwal x Tharparkar chromosome 20, NIAB-ARS_B.indTharparkar_mat_pri_1.0, whole genome shotgun sequence genomic DNA carries:
- the LOC109574753 gene encoding small ribosomal subunit protein uS8-like — translation MVHMNVLADVLKSINNAKKKGKCQVLIRPCSKVIVKFLTVMMKHGYIGEFEIIDDHRAGKIVVNLTGRLNKCGAISPRFDVQLKDLEKWQNKLLPSYQLGFIVLTTSAGIMDHEAARRKHTGGKILGFFF, via the coding sequence ATGGTGCACATGAATGTCCTGGCTGATGTTCTCAAGAGTATCAACAATgccaaaaagaaaggcaaatgccaGGTCCTTATTAGGCCATGCTCCAAAGTCATCGTCAAGTTTCTAACAGTGATGATGAAGCATGGTTACATTGGCGAATTTGAAATCATTGATGATCACAGGGCTGGGAAAATTGTTGTGAACCTCACAGGCAGGCTAAATAAGTGTGGAGCGATCAGCCCCAGATTTGATGTGCAACTTaaagatctagaaaaatggcagaatAAACTGCTCCCATCCTATCAGCTTGGTTTCATTGTACTGACAACCTCAGCTGGCATCATGGACCATGAAGCAGCAAGACGAAAACATACAGGAGGGAAAATCCTTGGATTCTTTTTCTAG